The following proteins come from a genomic window of Candidatus Bathyarchaeia archaeon:
- a CDS encoding ABC transporter substrate-binding protein, which yields MGKSTALILLVILGATLHIAPPANIASAQQQEIVYPKPTYAPYIYGPYIDRIVFRFITETITVWELFKRGELSCAGQYMGTIPEEDWLAAGENPNIQLVLYRKPTYNGYLGFNIKKWPTSELEVRRAIAHLIDYDYAVSVIWKPGAVGPTWGFIPPLFQEWINPRVDVRVRYSYSLELAKKELEDAGWVFKDGKWYSPGRKEMGIIKYVCPGYSPERIELGLKLKEDAAKIGIEVEVVHPPDWPSTERMTYIERDFNIFANYATADVMNPARWYFWAFHSSSYQPPGVSSINHFGIQDPELDKVLENLQTTMNVEEAKRLVWKVQEIIEDKCYVLPLPEAYAYRTGLRKDQFRNFYGIKSAPEISVSQPEFVEEATGYIFMMNVKPVNREFGGTYIVNRAYWPSSYNPLNWMEAPEQQIYRFIYSSLARRCIDAEGKDVVIPLLAYDWKVETWEVAPGKVGLKYTFHLYNNITWHDGTPFTSEDVKFTFDLIAKTKTPCALYAPIIPVYVKAETPDKHTIIIYTSQTGIFQFYDIISVYILPKHIWEGLPDPFAFENIPPIGTGPFIWEDYKPREYISLRANPRYHLAARTLSVSTVYKDTVKIAGERAKFQFKLVGPEGEAVTNGTVKLTLMKAGEEVLEVSARHMGGGVYEANIDTGVIGVGDYMVSVIAEYVTPLFTYQRPSTLTLTVLPEIYRDLINAVNEARSEITSASNKILTLENTISSLQGKISSLEGTVSGLAAASTLATASIGISVVAVILALVAIIMSLRKK from the coding sequence ATGGGAAAGAGCACCGCCTTAATTCTGCTAGTAATTCTCGGAGCCACACTACACATAGCTCCACCCGCAAACATCGCTTCAGCCCAGCAACAAGAAATAGTATATCCGAAGCCTACATATGCACCCTATATTTATGGCCCCTACATTGACAGAATAGTGTTTAGGTTCATTACAGAGACAATAACGGTATGGGAGCTATTTAAGAGAGGAGAACTTTCATGCGCTGGACAATATATGGGTACAATCCCTGAAGAAGATTGGCTTGCCGCAGGAGAAAATCCTAACATTCAACTGGTGTTATACAGAAAACCAACATACAACGGTTATTTAGGCTTCAATATTAAGAAGTGGCCGACCAGCGAATTAGAAGTTAGAAGGGCTATTGCCCATCTAATTGATTACGACTATGCCGTATCAGTAATATGGAAGCCAGGCGCTGTTGGACCAACATGGGGATTTATTCCGCCACTTTTTCAAGAGTGGATCAACCCTCGTGTGGATGTACGTGTAAGGTATTCCTATAGTCTTGAATTAGCAAAGAAAGAGCTTGAAGACGCTGGATGGGTCTTCAAGGACGGAAAATGGTATAGTCCTGGTAGAAAAGAAATGGGTATAATAAAGTACGTGTGTCCAGGCTATAGCCCGGAGAGAATAGAGCTTGGTTTAAAGCTTAAGGAGGATGCTGCTAAGATCGGCATAGAGGTAGAAGTTGTACATCCACCTGATTGGCCTAGCACTGAGCGTATGACGTATATTGAAAGAGACTTCAACATATTTGCTAACTACGCGACTGCCGATGTTATGAACCCTGCAAGATGGTATTTCTGGGCTTTCCACAGCTCAAGCTATCAGCCTCCTGGCGTCTCTTCGATAAACCATTTCGGTATTCAGGATCCGGAGCTAGATAAAGTTCTTGAGAACCTTCAGACAACAATGAACGTAGAAGAAGCAAAAAGGCTCGTATGGAAAGTTCAAGAGATTATAGAGGATAAATGTTATGTTTTACCTTTGCCTGAGGCTTACGCCTATAGAACTGGTCTGAGAAAGGATCAGTTCCGAAACTTCTATGGAATAAAATCTGCGCCTGAAATCTCTGTTTCTCAGCCGGAGTTTGTAGAAGAGGCAACTGGCTACATATTCATGATGAATGTAAAACCTGTTAATAGGGAATTTGGCGGAACTTATATAGTAAACAGAGCTTATTGGCCAAGCTCTTATAATCCGCTTAATTGGATGGAAGCCCCAGAGCAACAGATCTATAGGTTCATTTACTCATCTCTTGCGCGTCGTTGCATTGATGCAGAAGGCAAGGATGTAGTTATACCGCTACTAGCTTATGACTGGAAAGTAGAGACGTGGGAAGTGGCGCCGGGCAAGGTTGGGCTGAAATATACCTTCCACCTTTACAATAATATTACTTGGCACGATGGAACGCCATTTACGTCAGAGGACGTGAAGTTTACATTTGACCTTATTGCTAAAACTAAAACCCCTTGTGCTCTCTACGCACCTATTATACCCGTTTATGTAAAGGCTGAAACGCCGGACAAACACACAATCATTATTTACACAAGCCAAACTGGTATATTCCAATTTTACGATATAATTTCAGTGTACATTTTACCCAAACATATTTGGGAGGGACTGCCAGATCCGTTCGCCTTCGAGAATATTCCTCCGATAGGTACCGGTCCATTTATATGGGAAGACTATAAACCAAGAGAGTATATTTCGCTTAGGGCTAATCCTCGGTATCATTTGGCTGCTAGGACTCTGTCGGTGTCAACCGTATATAAGGATACTGTGAAGATTGCTGGTGAGAGAGCGAAATTCCAGTTTAAGCTTGTCGGCCCAGAAGGTGAAGCCGTAACTAATGGAACGGTTAAGCTGACTTTAATGAAGGCTGGGGAAGAAGTCTTAGAGGTAAGTGCAAGGCATATGGGTGGAGGGGTCTATGAGGCGAACATCGATACGGGCGTCATAGGGGTTGGAGACTACATGGTCAGCGTCATAGCGGAGTACGTGACGCCTTTATTCACGTATCAGCGGCCATCAACTTTAACCTTAACCGTTCTGCCGGAAATCTACAGGGATCTAATAAACGCGGTTAACGAGGCGAGGAGCGAGATAACCTCAGCAAGCAACAAGATTTTAACCCTAGAGAACACAATATCATCTTTGCAGGGAAAGATATCTAGCCTCGAAGGAACAGTTTCAGGTTTGGCTGCCGCATCTACCCTTGCAACAGCCAGCATAGGAATAAGCGTCGTGGCGGTAATATTGGCTTTAGTCGCCATAATAATGTCGCTTAGGAAGAAATAA
- a CDS encoding ABC transporter permease, with product MGFKAYVLKKAFYSILLVFLVSTLNFIIFRLMPGDPYAVMIREYIMTPEMIDEVLNRWGLKKPLWEQYLLYMVNLFQGNFGISFRTFRPVQVEIMERLPNTIALVSCSVIASTILQVLIGFYIASRRGKLSDSIILSIGIVLNSTPVFWLGMTLLYFLSFNYHIFPAAGTTTPPPNNPKDPISFIIDYLWHMTLPFTALTAIILGGGIISVRNLVLDALSQDFVVVARAKGLKERDVLYRHVFKNVQLPIVTSAAISIARSVGGAMTTETVFTWYGMGRYTFDSISNLDYPSLQGIFFVICVLVIAANFIVDVIYGILDPRVKYGEGAG from the coding sequence ATGGGGTTTAAAGCATACGTCTTAAAAAAAGCTTTTTACAGTATATTGCTAGTTTTTCTAGTTTCTACATTAAATTTCATAATTTTTAGGCTTATGCCCGGCGATCCCTACGCAGTTATGATTAGAGAGTATATAATGACCCCTGAGATGATCGATGAGGTTTTGAATAGGTGGGGGCTTAAGAAACCTTTATGGGAGCAATACCTCCTCTACATGGTGAATTTGTTTCAGGGTAACTTTGGTATATCTTTCCGCACATTTAGGCCCGTTCAAGTCGAGATTATGGAGCGCTTGCCCAACACCATCGCTTTAGTAAGCTGCTCAGTTATAGCTTCAACGATACTCCAAGTCCTGATAGGCTTTTATATCGCCTCAAGACGCGGCAAACTTTCAGACTCCATAATACTTTCAATCGGCATAGTCCTTAATAGCACACCGGTCTTCTGGCTGGGGATGACGCTCTTATATTTCCTATCCTTTAATTACCATATTTTTCCAGCCGCGGGTACAACTACCCCTCCACCTAACAATCCAAAGGATCCGATATCGTTCATAATCGATTACTTATGGCATATGACTCTGCCCTTCACGGCTCTAACGGCGATAATTTTGGGTGGAGGAATAATTTCCGTGAGAAACTTGGTTTTAGATGCCTTATCGCAAGATTTCGTTGTTGTTGCGAGGGCTAAGGGGCTTAAAGAAAGAGATGTGCTCTATAGGCATGTGTTCAAAAATGTTCAACTTCCTATAGTTACCAGCGCTGCGATAAGCATAGCGCGCTCGGTGGGTGGCGCCATGACCACTGAAACCGTTTTCACATGGTATGGGATGGGAAGATACACCTTTGACTCGATCTCAAACCTCGATTATCCATCCCTACAGGGAATATTCTTTGTAATCTGCGTCCTCGTCATAGCTGCTAACTTCATAGTTGATGTAATTTATGGAATACTTGATCCTAGAGTGAAGTATGGTGAGGGCGCCGGATGA
- a CDS encoding ABC transporter permease: protein MIIDKYQRERIAYFWKQYKRSKKGIIGLIILISFVLMAIFAPFLTPYDPIRDRELAEWLAYPEWIGVINREMADLPSNIKVSVLERSLRGEGKITLSNSSVILATVEGNSLIVKSAGSAFNAEKLELATEFEYTFSPPKSFGIILLGKLVDSSDNFAIKASFEVVRPDGEVVWVWDSGFTHGFTRRLMVGERIYIKSSQPDLLVYLGLPTYRDSLAKKVFISKGQYQLRATYEFINLEPGKNVNFTLKIYEIQFMVFGMRFGLLGTDDMGRDVFTQIIYGSRVSLLIGISASIISVSLSVLIGVVAGYMGGKTDEALTRISDLIMVLPALPLMIVVAAMIGGGLLQIVILLSLLGWAPGARNIRAFVLSIKNKPYIEACKVRGAGTWRIIFKHIIPSVLPIAYAAVALSAPIAIVTEAELAYLGVGGDPYMISWGRMLQYAQRGGAFQYGAWWWIIPPGLCIALLSLAFVLIGHSLDEIFNPRLKR, encoded by the coding sequence ATGATCATAGATAAGTATCAGAGGGAGAGAATAGCCTACTTCTGGAAACAGTATAAGCGGAGTAAGAAGGGGATTATAGGCCTAATAATACTAATATCCTTCGTTTTAATGGCGATATTCGCACCATTCTTAACTCCATATGACCCTATTCGCGATAGAGAACTCGCCGAGTGGCTGGCTTATCCAGAATGGATTGGAGTAATTAACCGCGAGATGGCGGATCTGCCAAGTAACATAAAGGTATCGGTTTTAGAGAGATCCCTTAGGGGTGAAGGTAAGATAACACTATCGAACAGTTCAGTTATCCTCGCAACCGTTGAGGGCAATTCCCTCATCGTGAAGTCAGCCGGCTCCGCCTTCAACGCTGAAAAGCTAGAATTAGCTACCGAGTTTGAGTATACCTTCAGCCCACCTAAATCATTTGGCATAATTCTGCTCGGAAAACTGGTCGATAGCTCGGATAATTTTGCCATTAAAGCGTCTTTCGAAGTAGTTAGACCTGATGGCGAGGTCGTTTGGGTTTGGGATAGCGGCTTCACGCATGGCTTCACAAGAAGGCTTATGGTGGGCGAGAGGATCTACATAAAATCATCCCAGCCGGATCTACTCGTATATCTCGGTTTACCAACCTACAGGGACTCTCTCGCCAAAAAGGTTTTCATAAGTAAAGGGCAGTACCAGCTGAGAGCAACCTACGAATTCATTAACCTTGAACCGGGGAAAAACGTAAACTTCACCCTTAAGATTTATGAAATCCAATTTATGGTGTTTGGGATGCGCTTCGGTCTACTGGGCACAGACGACATGGGTAGAGACGTTTTCACCCAGATTATTTACGGGTCACGTGTTTCACTGCTCATAGGTATATCAGCCTCCATAATCTCCGTATCCCTCAGCGTGTTAATCGGCGTCGTAGCTGGATACATGGGTGGAAAGACGGATGAAGCGCTCACTAGGATTTCAGACTTAATAATGGTGTTGCCAGCCTTACCGCTGATGATAGTTGTCGCAGCAATGATTGGAGGAGGACTACTGCAAATAGTCATACTTTTATCTCTGCTCGGATGGGCTCCCGGCGCCAGAAATATACGCGCCTTCGTGCTCTCCATAAAAAATAAACCCTACATCGAGGCGTGTAAAGTCAGGGGGGCTGGAACATGGCGAATAATCTTTAAACACATTATACCCTCGGTCTTACCAATAGCTTATGCTGCCGTGGCTCTTTCAGCGCCTATAGCCATAGTGACCGAGGCTGAGCTAGCCTACCTCGGCGTAGGCGGCGACCCCTACATGATATCTTGGGGCAGAATGCTACAGTATGCTCAGAGGGGCGGAGCATTCCAATACGGCGCATGGTGGTGGATTATACCGCCCGGACTCTGCATAGCGCTGCTCTCCTTGGCGTTCGTATTAATAGGGCACTCCCTAGACGAAATCTTTAACCCAAGACTCAAGCGATAA
- a CDS encoding DUF4430 domain-containing protein yields the protein MVGRSAWMWVSLGFLCLLIVASYLAAYYYSESVHYRSLYERASADLKRLTMPVNILIDYGNETRTWHNNTLVPREASLLLATKVVARVENITYPEMGAFVTSINGVGGEANRYWIWYIWNPEKKEWEWGPVASDKYILKEGDTVMWRYEKF from the coding sequence ATGGTTGGAAGAAGCGCATGGATGTGGGTTTCGCTAGGTTTCCTCTGCCTGCTGATCGTCGCATCATATCTAGCGGCATACTACTATAGTGAGAGCGTCCACTACAGAAGCCTTTACGAAAGAGCCTCCGCCGACCTGAAGAGGCTCACAATGCCCGTGAACATCTTAATCGACTATGGAAATGAAACAAGAACATGGCATAACAACACCCTTGTACCAAGGGAAGCCAGTCTTCTGCTCGCAACCAAAGTCGTTGCACGCGTCGAGAACATAACTTACCCCGAAATGGGAGCATTCGTAACCAGCATAAACGGTGTCGGCGGCGAAGCTAACCGATACTGGATATGGTACATATGGAATCCAGAAAAGAAAGAGTGGGAGTGGGGGCCAGTAGCATCCGACAAATACATCCTTAAGGAAGGCGACACAGTAATGTGGAGATACGAAAAATTCTAG
- a CDS encoding DUF373 family protein translates to MPGQGEQDSKNESEERILVVCVDRDNDIGRKAGVKTPILGKKENIDAALKLLLADPEEADANAMFEAVRICDNLERSESGGILCQVATIAGSELGGIASDRKLISELNEVLRRFNPSSLILVTDGFSDEDILPLIQSRIPISSVRRVVVKHSETIEETAALFSRYLRKILEEPKYSRIFLGLPGILLVMLGILSFLAVFIKYDIWAWAWIIGLMIVGGYLIGKGYGLDKKIFAALSKFSSPHGLVSVSSLVFGVLLIVVGVYQATSQVLSSPDILPSPLPTDPNIWLSFMPRILGIIISASTTIIVIGVSIILFGRALGHLLERDPRFWRTIVFIAVCAWSWKIFNEIAKILIDPALPLDNLIASVVIGIIIAAVSAPVAHILSRRYRVFFKEGGEEKSDEEGK, encoded by the coding sequence ATGCCGGGTCAAGGGGAACAAGATTCAAAGAACGAAAGTGAAGAACGTATATTGGTTGTTTGTGTCGATAGAGATAATGATATTGGCAGGAAAGCCGGCGTCAAGACGCCGATCCTCGGCAAAAAAGAAAATATTGATGCCGCGCTTAAACTTCTGCTTGCTGATCCTGAAGAGGCTGACGCGAATGCCATGTTTGAGGCTGTGAGGATCTGCGATAACTTAGAGCGGAGTGAGTCGGGAGGCATTTTATGTCAGGTCGCAACGATAGCTGGCTCCGAGCTCGGTGGAATAGCTTCCGACAGAAAACTTATTTCGGAGCTTAACGAGGTTTTGAGAAGATTTAATCCTAGCAGCTTAATTCTTGTCACAGATGGCTTTTCAGACGAGGATATTCTGCCATTAATACAGTCTAGGATACCGATCTCATCGGTGAGGCGAGTCGTAGTGAAGCATAGTGAAACCATAGAGGAGACAGCTGCCCTCTTCTCAAGATACTTGAGAAAAATACTGGAGGAGCCTAAGTACTCTAGGATCTTTCTCGGCCTGCCCGGGATTCTGCTCGTGATGCTTGGCATACTGTCTTTTTTAGCAGTATTCATAAAGTACGATATTTGGGCGTGGGCTTGGATTATAGGGTTAATGATAGTCGGCGGCTACCTTATAGGTAAAGGCTATGGGCTGGATAAGAAGATATTTGCCGCTCTCTCAAAATTTTCGTCGCCGCATGGATTGGTATCCGTCTCGTCACTGGTTTTCGGCGTTCTCCTAATAGTGGTGGGCGTATATCAGGCAACCTCTCAGGTGCTAAGTAGCCCAGATATCCTGCCAAGCCCGCTTCCAACGGATCCAAATATTTGGCTCAGCTTTATGCCTAGGATCCTAGGCATAATTATCTCAGCCTCAACGACAATAATCGTCATAGGGGTATCCATAATACTCTTCGGAAGAGCGCTTGGACACCTGCTTGAACGCGACCCTAGATTTTGGAGGACCATTGTTTTTATTGCGGTTTGCGCGTGGTCTTGGAAAATCTTTAATGAGATTGCGAAAATATTGATTGATCCCGCTTTACCTTTAGACAACCTCATAGCATCTGTGGTTATCGGCATAATTATAGCCGCGGTGTCGGCTCCCGTAGCCCATATTTTAAGTAGGAGATATAGGGTCTTCTTTAAAGAGGGAGGCGAGGAGAAAAGCGATGAAGAGGGGAAGTGA
- the mtnP gene encoding S-methyl-5'-thioadenosine phosphorylase, whose translation MKRGSDLMRGSNRVEKISIAVIGGSGLEELFSGSEKINVGTPYGFSHALSICEFEGKRVAFLPRHGYKHSVPPHRVNYRANMYALYRLGVERIIATNAVGAINLNFKPGDLVIPHDLIDFTSQRHSTFFDQLPVTHIDFTEPYCPEIRKVLIEKSRGLGAVHEQAVYVCTEGPRFETPAEIRMFRMLGCDVVGMTGMPEAALARELGMCYATLCFVSNMAAGISGRLTYEEVSETSKIVMPKVRRAVAETIVSLPETRGCQCSLSAKLGRAKESD comes from the coding sequence ATGAAGAGGGGAAGTGATTTGATGCGCGGTTCAAATAGGGTTGAGAAGATTAGTATAGCGGTTATAGGGGGATCTGGCTTAGAGGAATTGTTCAGCGGCTCAGAGAAAATTAATGTTGGGACGCCTTACGGTTTTTCCCACGCTCTCTCTATATGCGAGTTCGAGGGAAAGCGGGTTGCTTTCTTACCTAGGCATGGGTACAAACATAGTGTTCCACCCCATAGAGTTAACTATAGGGCAAACATGTATGCGCTATATAGGCTTGGGGTTGAGAGGATCATAGCGACAAACGCTGTCGGAGCGATAAACCTCAACTTTAAGCCCGGAGACCTAGTTATTCCACACGACTTAATAGATTTCACAAGTCAGCGTCACTCAACATTCTTCGATCAGCTGCCAGTCACCCACATCGATTTTACCGAGCCATATTGCCCGGAGATACGTAAGGTTCTCATAGAGAAGTCTAGAGGTCTGGGCGCGGTGCATGAGCAGGCTGTTTACGTCTGCACTGAGGGGCCGCGCTTTGAGACGCCGGCTGAGATACGTATGTTTAGGATGCTGGGCTGCGATGTTGTTGGCATGACCGGTATGCCTGAAGCGGCGCTCGCGCGGGAGCTCGGCATGTGTTATGCGACTCTATGCTTTGTTTCCAATATGGCGGCTGGGATCTCCGGCCGCCTCACGTATGAGGAGGTTTCTGAGACGTCGAAAATCGTTATGCCGAAAGTTCGCAGGGCTGTGGCGGAAACGATCGTCTCTTTGCCTGAAACTAGGGGCTGCCAGTGCTCTCTCTCAGCTAAGCTGGGAAGGGCGAAGGAATCGGATTAA
- the uppS gene encoding polyprenyl diphosphate synthase has protein sequence MLKTILSLLGVYKIYEKWLLHQIKNQSVPEHVAIILDGNRRWARESGLEPWLGHYYGADKTKEVLKWCLDLGVKSITFYAFSTENFRRPREEVEKLMCLFKEKLQEALKSEEIHRYRVRVKVIGRVHLLPKDLQEMIYRVEDETKNYSDRYLNLAIAYGGRAEIVDAARKIAEEVALGKIAPEEIDENLFEQYLYTAFLPKQDPDLIIRTSGEERLSGFLLYQSAYSELCFLDVYWPEFRRIDLLRAIRTYQKRKRRFGT, from the coding sequence ATGCTGAAAACGATTCTCTCACTTCTCGGCGTATATAAGATCTATGAAAAATGGCTTCTGCACCAGATAAAAAATCAGAGCGTGCCGGAGCACGTGGCCATAATATTGGATGGCAACCGCAGATGGGCTAGAGAGAGCGGGCTTGAACCGTGGCTTGGCCACTATTATGGCGCCGACAAAACCAAGGAAGTCTTAAAATGGTGCCTAGATCTAGGCGTTAAAAGCATAACGTTTTACGCGTTTTCCACAGAGAATTTTCGGCGGCCGAGGGAGGAGGTTGAGAAGCTAATGTGTCTGTTTAAAGAGAAGCTCCAAGAAGCCTTAAAGAGCGAGGAGATACATCGATATAGGGTTAGGGTTAAAGTTATTGGGAGGGTGCATCTGCTTCCCAAAGATTTGCAGGAGATGATTTACAGGGTTGAGGATGAAACAAAAAATTATAGCGATCGATACCTGAATTTAGCCATAGCTTATGGTGGAAGGGCGGAGATAGTCGACGCCGCCAGAAAGATTGCCGAAGAGGTTGCTCTAGGTAAAATTGCACCTGAGGAAATAGATGAAAATCTTTTTGAGCAGTATCTGTACACCGCTTTCCTACCGAAGCAGGATCCAGACCTAATTATAAGGACATCTGGCGAGGAGCGGTTGAGCGGCTTCCTCCTCTATCAATCAGCCTACAGCGAGCTCTGTTTCCTAGATGTTTATTGGCCGGAGTTTAGGCGCATAGATCTATTGAGAGCCATTAGAACCTATCAGAAGCGTAAAAGAAGATTTGGGACCTAA
- a CDS encoding redox-regulated ATPase YchF encodes MIVGIVGKPNVGKSTFFSAATLVMVEIASYPFTTIKPNRGIGYFRTQCVCRELKVKDNPVNSICIDGVRLIPVELIDCAGLVPDAWRGRGLGNQFLDEIRKADALIHVVDASGSTDIEGRLVKPGMHDPLEDVKFLERELTMWFAQIIKRDWPRIARTVEAGAADLPSLLEERLSGLAIRRRHILDALRITGLSGEKPTRWSDDEFLSFVDALRRISKPMLIAANKMDLPFAEDNFKRLKETGYIVVPCCAEAELALRRAAERDLIKYVPGDSKFEVKDPAKITGRQADALKAVRDKILDKYGSTGVQDAINAAFRELLKMIVVYPVEDPDKLTDHYGRVLPEARLVSSGTTSRELAYMIHTELGESFIYAVDARTKKRLGENYVLKDGDVISIVSAKKRA; translated from the coding sequence ATGATTGTCGGCATAGTTGGTAAGCCAAACGTTGGAAAATCAACTTTTTTCAGCGCCGCGACGCTCGTAATGGTTGAGATAGCGAGCTATCCTTTCACAACGATAAAACCCAATAGGGGGATCGGATACTTTAGAACGCAATGCGTATGCAGGGAGCTGAAAGTTAAAGATAACCCGGTGAACTCTATCTGCATCGACGGCGTTAGATTAATTCCGGTTGAGCTGATAGATTGCGCTGGCCTAGTTCCAGACGCGTGGCGGGGCAGAGGCTTAGGAAACCAGTTTCTCGACGAAATCAGGAAGGCTGACGCCCTCATACATGTCGTCGACGCCTCCGGCTCAACGGACATTGAAGGCAGGCTGGTGAAGCCGGGGATGCATGATCCACTTGAGGATGTGAAGTTCTTGGAGCGAGAGTTAACCATGTGGTTCGCTCAAATAATTAAGAGGGATTGGCCTAGAATTGCTAGAACCGTGGAGGCTGGGGCTGCAGACCTACCATCGCTTCTTGAGGAGAGGTTAAGTGGCTTAGCGATAAGGAGGAGGCATATACTTGACGCTTTGAGGATTACCGGGTTAAGCGGTGAAAAACCGACTAGGTGGAGCGATGATGAGTTTCTGAGTTTCGTTGATGCTTTAAGGAGGATTTCGAAGCCTATGCTTATAGCTGCAAATAAAATGGATCTGCCCTTCGCCGAGGACAATTTTAAGAGGTTGAAGGAGACTGGTTACATTGTTGTGCCGTGCTGCGCTGAAGCCGAGCTGGCTTTAAGGAGAGCTGCTGAGAGGGATCTGATCAAGTATGTTCCCGGAGACTCGAAGTTTGAGGTGAAGGATCCGGCGAAGATCACTGGTAGGCAGGCTGACGCCCTTAAAGCCGTTAGAGACAAGATACTTGACAAGTATGGGTCGACGGGGGTTCAGGACGCCATAAATGCCGCTTTCCGAGAACTTTTGAAGATGATAGTGGTTTACCCCGTTGAAGACCCGGATAAGCTGACAGATCATTATGGTAGGGTTTTACCCGAAGCGAGGCTGGTTTCAAGCGGTACAACATCCAGGGAGCTAGCCTACATGATCCACACGGAGCTGGGCGAGAGCTTCATATACGCTGTGGACGCTAGAACCAAGAAGAGGCTCGGCGAAAACTATGTGCTTAAGGATGGAGACGTTATATCGATTGTAAGCGCTAAGAAGAGAGCTTAG